In the genome of uncultured Pseudomonas sp., the window GCGAAAGCGCCCCTGTGATATAACGGCGGGCATTATCTCCATAACTGGAAGCCTGCCATGAGCCACAAGGCCGAGGCACATTTCGTGCCCCTGAATATCGCGGTTTTGACCGTTAGCGACACCCGCAGCCTGGAAACCGACACCTCCGGCCAGCTGTTTGTTGACCGTCTGCAGGCCGCCGGCCACCAGCTCGCTGCACGGGCCTTGCTGAAGGATGATCTGTACAAAATTCGCGCCCAGGTGGCCACCTGGATTGCTGAGGATCAGGTGCAGGTGGTGTTGATCACCGGTGGCACTGGCTTCACCGGTCGCGACAGCACGCCAGAAGCGGTGAGCTGCTTGCTGGATAAGCAGGTGGATGGTTTTGGTGAGCTGTTCCGGCAGATTTCCGTGGCAGATATTGGCACCTCAACTGTGCAATCCCGTGCTTTGGCCGGGATGGCCAATGGCACCCTGGTGTGCTGCCTGCCGGGCTCGACCAACGCCTGCCGCACGGCCTGGGATGGCATCCTTGCCGAACAACTGGATAACCGTCATCGCCCGTGCAATTTCGTCGCGCATTTGAAGCCAGTGGCGGCCTGCGAGAGCCGTGGATGAGCAGCGCTGACAAGCCAGGGCTGATGCCCGTTGAGGTGGCATTGGCGCGATTGCTGGCGCAGGCAGAGGCCTCGGAAATTGTTGAGACTGAACGCGTTAGCTTGAGCGAAGCCGATGGCCGGGTGCTGGCTGAGCCGTTACTTGCCGAACTGGATCTGCCGCCCTGGGACAACAGTGCGATGGACGGTTACGCCCTGCGCTTGGCCGACTGGACGGGGGAGCCGCTGCTGGTCAGTCAGCGCATTCAGGCTGGCAGTGCACCCATGCCGCTGCAGCCGGGTACCTGTGCGCGCATCTTCACCGGCGCGCCACTACCCGCGGGCGCGGATACCGTGGAAATGCAGGAAAACGCCGTGCTCGGTGATGACGGTCGCGTCGCTTTTAGTGAACCGCTGAAGCTGGCGCAGAACGTGCGCGCGCAGGGCCAGGAAACCCGCATTGGCGACAGCGTACTGCCTGTTGGCACACGTTTAGGGCCGATTGAGTTGGGCCTGGCTGCCTCCCTCGGTGTGGCAGCGTTGACGGTGCGCCGGCGGCCACGGGTGGCGGTATTGTCGACTGGCGATGAGCTGGTCGAGCCAGGGCTGCCCCTCGGCCCGGGGCAGATTTACAACAGCAATCGGCGGCTGCTGATGGCCTGGTTGCAGCGCTTGGGCTGCGCGGTGGTGGACGCCGGCATCCTGGTCGATGACCTTGAGCTGACCCGCGCGGCGCTCGGCGCACTGAGCGACGTTGACCTGATCCTCTCCACCGGCGGCGTGTCGGTGGGTGAGGCAGATTTTCTCGGCATAGCCCTGCGTGAAGAAGGCGAACTGGCGTTGTGGAAGCTGGCGATCAAACCGGGCAAGCCGCTGACCTGCGGACAGTTTCGTGGCGTACCGGTGATCGGCCTGCCGGGCAATCCGGCGTCGACGCTGGTGACTTTTGGCTTGCTGGCACGGCCTTATCTACTGCGCCGTTTGGGTGTGCAGCGGGTCGAGCCGCTGGGCTTTCCGCTGCCGGCGGGCTTCACCTGGCACAAACCGGGCAAACGGCGTGAGTACCTGCGTGCGCGTGTAGAAAATGGCCGGGTGGTGCCTTACCCCAATCAGAGTTCCGGGGTGCTGCGCAGCGCCGCCTGGGCCGAGGGTTTTGCCGAGGTGTTGGAAGACACGACACTGGCCGAAGGTGACAGCCTGCGCTTTATTCCACTGAGCGAAATCCTCGGATAAGGCGGCGTAGGATGGGTTGAACAGAGCGATACCCATGCTGTTGATTCGCTGATCAATGATGGGTTACGCCGCTGCGCGGCTAACCCATCCTACGGATTGCGTTGGCTTTCGCGAAATTCGCCGGGCGTTTGCCCGGTCCAGCTTTTGAAGCTGCGGTGGAATGAGCGCGACTCGCTAAAGCCCAGGTAGCAGGCGATATCCTGAATCGCCAGTTCGCTGCGCAGCAGGTAGTGCTCAGCCAGCTCCTGACGCAGCTCATCGAGAATCTGTTGGTAGCTGGTGCCGGCCAGTTGCAGGTGGCGCTGCAGGGTGCGCACGGTCATGTTGAATTTCTCGGCGACCCGTTCCTTACGCGGTAAACCGTCCTTGAGCAGCAGGCGCAGGGCGTTCTTTACCCGTTGCGGCAGCGGCTCGTTGCCGTCCAGTCCGGCCATCAGGGTCAGTGCATGTTCTTCCAAGGTGCGCAGCAGGTTGGCGTCGGCCTGACGCAGTGGCAGCGCGAGGTATTCCTGCGGCACGACCAAGGCATTGCAGCTTTGCTCGAAGCGAATCGGGCAGCCGAAAATCGCCTGGTAGTCCGCCAGTTTGGTGCCTTGCGGTTGCGCATGCTCAAACCAGACTTCAGCTGGTGAGCGCTGCATGTCGGCGATCCAGCGGGCATACAGCAGCCAGGACGCCAACACGTTTTCCACCATATGCCGGCGAATCGGTTCGGCCTGATGGCGGCAACTCCAAATCAGTTTGACCTGAGCATTAGAGGCTTCAATCCGGCTCACGCCCATGTCGCCGACCAGTTTTTCATAGGGCACGATGCGGCTCATGGCCTCGCCCAATGTGGCGCAATTCATGGCGATGTAACCCAGCACGCTCCATGAGCCGGGCTGCACAAAACGCGCGCAGTTCAGGCCAAATAGCGGGTCATCAGACACCTTGAGCAAATGCGCGAGCAGGCGCTCATGGGTTTCGCTGGGGATGCGCTTGCTATTGTCGGCCAGGTCTTCAGTCTTGAGTCCGGCCGCGCTCAAGGCCTGGTCGATATCCAACCCCAGCTGTTCGGCGTGGCGTAAATACTTGAGCAGGGCAGGGACTGAGGTGTAGCCGAGGTTGTCGGTCATCGTCTTATTCTGAATGTCTTGATTAGCGATAGCGCCTGGCCCGATTCGACAGTGACGCATCGAAGCGGCCGGCTAGTATAGGCAGCCATTGAGAGTGACTGAAATATCCGGGAGAAGCAGATGCGACGTTGGAATGGCTGGGGTGATGAAGCAACAGTGGTGGAACTGCCGGCCCATGGCGAGGCATTTCTCGCTGATTTGGTCGGGCCGGGCCAGGTGCTTGCCGATGCCAGCCTGGAGCAGGTGCTGGCTCAGGTGCCGGCTTCACGCCTGCAGTCGCACCGGCTGATCAGCCTGGAGGCACAAGACCGCGTACGGCATGCCCGCGGGCAAAGCCTGCCGGACTGGCTGGCGATGCGCTCCGGTGATTTTGGCGTGTTCCCTGACGGCGTGGCCTACCCGGAAAGTGCGTCGCAGATTGCCGAGTTGCTGGCCTGGGCCAGCACCCAGGACCTCATCGTGATCCCCTATGGCGGCGGCACTTCGGTGGCCGGGCATATCAACCCGCAGGCGGGGGATAAGCCGGTGCTGACCCTGTCGCTGGAGCGCATGATCAAGCTGGTCGAGATTGATCACGCCAGCCTGATCGCCACCTTCGAACCCGGCGCCAATGGCCCGCAAGTGGAAAGCCAGTTGCGCGCGCAGGGCTATACCCTGGGCCACTTCCCGCAATCCTGGGAGCTGTCGACCTTGGGTGGTTGGGTCGCCAGTCGTTCCAGCGGCCAGCAGTCGCTGCGTTATGGAAGGATTGAGCAGCTGTTCGCCGGCGGCAAGGTCGAGACCTTTGCCGGCACCTTAGAGATTCCGACCTTCCCGGCCTCCGCCGCCGGCCCGGACCTGCGTGAAGTGCTGATGGGCTCGGAAGGGCGTTTCGGCATCATCTCCGAGGTCAAGGTGCGCATCACCCGCCTGGCCGAGCAGGAAAATTTCTACGCGGTGTTCCTGCCTAGTTGGCAACAGGCGCTGGAAGCGATTCGTAGCCTGGCCCAGGCGCGGGTGCCGCTGTCGATGCTGCGCCTGTCCAACGCGATTGAAACCAAAACCCAGCTGGCGCTGGCCGGCCATCCGCAACAGATTGCCTGGCTGGAAAAATACCTGGCCCTGCGCGGTGCCCGCGAGGGCAAGTGCATGCTGACCTTCGGCGTCACCGGCAGCCGCACGCAGAACGCCGCCTCACTGAGGCAGGCGAAAAAGTTGCTCAAGGGATTCGGCGGCATTTTCACCGGCACCTTGCTGGGTAAAAAATGGGCAGAGAACCGCTTCCGTTTTCCTTACCTGCGCCATGGCCTGTGGGCCGCAGGTTATGCGGTGGATACTCTGGAAACCGCCACCGACTGGAGCAATGTCGACAACCTGCTCAATAAGCTCGAAACCAGCCTGCGCAATGGCCTGAGTGAAGAGGGCGAGCAGGTGCATGTGTTTACTCACCTGTCGCATGTTTATAACGAAGGCTCGAGCATCTACACCACCTACGTGTTTCGCCCCGGCAGCGACTATAGCGAGGCCATGGCGCGCTGGCAGAAGCTCAAGCACGCCGCCTGCCTGACCATCGCCGAGAATCGCGGCACCATCAGCCATCAACATGGCGTCGGCCGTGATCACGCGCCGTATTTGGCCGTGGAGAAGGGTGAGCTGGGCATGGCAGCACTCAAGAGCCTGGCCGGGCACTTCGACCCCGAGCAGCGCCTGGCACCCGGCGTGTTGTTGCAGGATTGATCATGACTCACTGGAACGCCGCCTGGCGCGCACAGGCAATCCCCGAACTGGCCGTCCGTGACTGGGACCTGATCGTCGTCGGTGGCGGCATCAGCGGTGCCGGTATTTTGCGTGAGGCGGCGCGGCGCGGCTGGAAGTGCCTGCTGTTGGAACAGCGCGATTTCGCCTGGGGCACCTCCAGCCGCTCGTCGAAAATGATCCATGGCGGTCTGCGCTATATCGCCAAGGGCCAGTTCGGCCTGACCCGTGACTCGGTGCGCGAGCGCCAGCGCCTGCTGCAGGAAGCGCCGGGGCTGGTCGACCCCTTGAGCTTTATCATGGCGCATTACCAGGGCAGCTTCCCCGGCCCGCGGGTATTCGGTGGCCTGTTGGCGGTGTATGACGCCTTGGCCGGCAAGCGCAACCATCTGTATTACCCGCTGCAGCAACTGCGTTACCTGGCCCCAGGCCTGAGAGAAGACCAGCTGCTGGGCGGCACCCAGTTTTATGACGCGGTAACTGATGACGCACGCTTAGTGCAGCGAGTGCTCGGCGAGGCGCGCGCCGAAGGTGGCGAGGCGCTCAACGGCATGCGCGTAGTCGAGCTGCTGCGTGAGGGTGGTCGGGTGACTGGCCTGATCGCTGAAGATGTGGAAACCGCTCAGCGGCATGGTTTCAGTACCCGCGCCGTCGCCCAGGCCACTGGCGCTTGGGCTGATCAGCTGCGGCAGAAAACCGGCCTGGAGCATATCCGTCCGCTGCGTGGCAGCCATCTGTTATTGCCCGCCTGGCGTTTGCCGGTGGCGCATGCCTTCAGCTTTATGCACGCAGCTGACAAACGCCCGGTGTTTGTCTTCCCCTGGGAAGGCGCGACCGTGATCGGCACCACCGACCTCGATCATCCTGCTCCACTGAGTGAAGAGGCGCGGATCAGTGCGGATGAAGTGGACTATCTGCTCGCTGCCTGCGCGCAGCAGTTTCCCGCCGCCGCGATTGCGGCTGCCGATGTCTTGTCGACTTGGGCAGGGGTACGCCCGGTGGTCAGCGATGGCGAGACAGGGCGCAAACCCTCTGATGAAAAACGTGAGCATGCACTGTGGGTCGAGCCCGGTTGCGTGACGCTGGCCGGCGGCAAGCTGACCACCTTCCGTTTGCTGGCGTTGGAGGTGCTGCAAGCCTGCGCACCGATGGTTGGGCGGACGGTGGCGGACCATGGCGCAGCCACTTTCGCAGCCGTGGTGAGTCCACCGATGGCCACGCTTAGCGCCGCTCAACAGCGGCGTCTAGCAGGCCGATATGGCCGGGCGCTGCCGCAGCTGCTGGCGTTGCTCGAGCAGCTGGGTAATCAGGCGATTGTAGGCACGGACACGCTCTGGGCCGAGCTGGCTTGGGCCGCCGAGCAGGAGCTGGTGCTGCATCTGGATGACCTACTGCTACGGCGTACCCGGCTTGGCTTGCTGTTGGCCCACGGTGCCGCTGCTGAACTGCCGCGTATCCGCGCGCTGTGCCAAACCCGCCTAGGCTGGGATGACGCACGCTGGCAGCAGGAAGAGCAGCGCTATCTGGCGTTGTGGCAGCAGTGCTACAGCCTGCCGGCAGAGAAATGATGGGTATCGCCTTGCTCCACCCATCCTACAAAGCATGGTTCGACCCTAGGACGGGCCTAAGCGCAGCGATATACACCTGAAATAATAAGAAGGATTGCGTCTTGAGCGAGAAAAGCTACCTGCTGGCCATCGATAATGGCACCCAAAGTATCCGGGCGTTGTTGTTCGATCTCCAGGGCAACCTGCTCGCCAAGGGCAAGGTCGAGCTTGAGGCCTATTACTCCACGCAGCCCGGCTGGGCCGAGCAGGATCCGGAGTATTACTGGGCCAGTCTGGGCCAGGCCTGCGAGCAGCTTTGGCAGCAGATCGACATCGATCGCAGACTGATCAAAGGCGTCTCGCTGACTACCCAGCGCGGCACGCTGATCAATGTCGACGAGCAGGGAACGCCACTGCGTCCGGCGATGCTCTGGCTGGATCAACGCCAAGCCGAGGTGCGTGAACCGATCAAAGGTCCGTGGGGCTGGCTGTTCAAACTGTTGAGGCTGCAGGCCACGGTGGACCACTTTCGCGCCCAGGCCGAGATCAACTGGGTCGCGCAGAACCAGCCGGACATCTGGGCGAAGACCGATAAAGTGCTGCTGCTTTCGGGTTTCCTCACTCACCGTCTGTGCGGGCGTTTTGTTGACTCGTTAACCAGTTGCGTGGCCTATTTGCCATTCGACTATAAGCGCCTGCAGTGGGCCAAAGCCGGTGACTGGAAATGGCAGGCCATGCCCGTACGCCGTGAGCAGCTGCCGCAGTTGTACAAACCTGGTGAAGTGCTTGGCCATATCAGCGCCATGGCCAGCCAACACACCGGGATTCCCGAGGGTTTGCCGCTGATCGCCGCCGGTGCGGATAAAGCCTGCGAGGTGCTTGGCGCGGGTGGTGTCGAGCCTTCCACGGCCTGCCTGTCTTATGGCACCACGGCGACCATCAATACTACGCGCAGTCGTTACCTGGAAACCGTGCCGCTGATCCCGCCTTATCCCTCGGCGATCCCTGATCATTTCAATACCGAGGTGATGATCTATCGCGGTTTTTGGATGGTCAGCTGGTTCAAGCAGGAGTTTGGTCTGCGCGAAATGCAACGCGCGAAAACGCTGGATGTTGAGCCCGAAGCGCTGTTCGATGAACTGGTCAACAGCGTGCCGGCCGGGTCCATGGGGCTGATGTTGCAGCCGTATTGGTCGCCGGGTATTCGTGAGCCAGGCCTGGAGGCTAAGGGCTCAATCATCGGCTTTGGCGATGTGCACACGCGTGCGCATATCTATCGGGCGATTCTGGAAGGCTTGGCCTATGCCCTGCGTCAGGGTAAGGAGAAGATCGAGAAGCGTTCGGGCACTAAAATCACCCGGCTGCGGGTGTCCGGTGGCGGTTCGCAGAGCGATGCCGCCATGCAGCTCACCGCGGATATTTTTGGTCTGCCGGCCGAGCGCCCGCACCTGTATGAAACCAGTGGGCTGGGCGCGGCGATCAACTGCGCCGTGGGCCTGGGCCTGCATCCGGATTACCCGACTGCAATCAAAGCCATGACCCGGGTTGGCCGGGTGTTTACGCCCAACCCCGAGGCGCAGCGCACCTATCAGCAGCTGTACACCCAGGTTTATCAGCGCATGTACAAGCAGCTTAAGCCGTTGTACCAGAGCATTCGCAAGATCACCGGCTATCCGGCGTAGGATGGCTTGAGCGTAGTGCTGCCCATCGGGCATATCGAAGGGTTACGCTTTCGGCTAACCGATCCTACGACTCGCGAGCCTTTGCCCAGATGTATGGGGGCGATTAGGCCACATCCACCAAGATGACCTCACTGTCCGCAATGGCGGTTACGCGGATCACCTCGACATCGCTTACCGCGACACCATCACGGGCCTGGGCCGCAACGCCGTTAACCTCGATGTTACCGCTGGCGGCGACTAGGTAAGCCCTGCGCGCCGCGCCAAGCGGATATTCGGCGCTTTGCCCCGCCTGCAAGGTGGCGGCGGCCATCCGGGCGTGGGCGCGAATAGGCAGCGCGTCCTGGTCATCGGCAAAGCCGCTGGCCAGAGTGACGAAGGCCCCGGCGCGTTCGCCTTTGGGGAACGGCTTGGCGCCCCAGGAAGGAGGCAAACCGGCTTGGTTGGGTTGAATCCAGATTTGGAAGATTTTTGTGGTGCTGTCTTCCAGGTTGTATTCACTGTGGGCAATTCCGGTACCGGCGCTCATCACCTGCACATCGCCCGCTTCGGTACGGCCTTGGTTACCCAGGTTGTCCTTGTGGGTGATGGCTCCTTGGCGCACATAGGTGATGATTTCCATGTCGCGGTGCGGGTGAGTTGGGAAACCCGTTTGCGGGGCAATCTCATCATCGTTC includes:
- a CDS encoding glycerol-3-phosphate dehydrogenase/oxidase encodes the protein MTHWNAAWRAQAIPELAVRDWDLIVVGGGISGAGILREAARRGWKCLLLEQRDFAWGTSSRSSKMIHGGLRYIAKGQFGLTRDSVRERQRLLQEAPGLVDPLSFIMAHYQGSFPGPRVFGGLLAVYDALAGKRNHLYYPLQQLRYLAPGLREDQLLGGTQFYDAVTDDARLVQRVLGEARAEGGEALNGMRVVELLREGGRVTGLIAEDVETAQRHGFSTRAVAQATGAWADQLRQKTGLEHIRPLRGSHLLLPAWRLPVAHAFSFMHAADKRPVFVFPWEGATVIGTTDLDHPAPLSEEARISADEVDYLLAACAQQFPAAAIAAADVLSTWAGVRPVVSDGETGRKPSDEKREHALWVEPGCVTLAGGKLTTFRLLALEVLQACAPMVGRTVADHGAATFAAVVSPPMATLSAAQQRRLAGRYGRALPQLLALLEQLGNQAIVGTDTLWAELAWAAEQELVLHLDDLLLRRTRLGLLLAHGAAAELPRIRALCQTRLGWDDARWQQEEQRYLALWQQCYSLPAEK
- a CDS encoding FAD-binding oxidoreductase — protein: MRRWNGWGDEATVVELPAHGEAFLADLVGPGQVLADASLEQVLAQVPASRLQSHRLISLEAQDRVRHARGQSLPDWLAMRSGDFGVFPDGVAYPESASQIAELLAWASTQDLIVIPYGGGTSVAGHINPQAGDKPVLTLSLERMIKLVEIDHASLIATFEPGANGPQVESQLRAQGYTLGHFPQSWELSTLGGWVASRSSGQQSLRYGRIEQLFAGGKVETFAGTLEIPTFPASAAGPDLREVLMGSEGRFGIISEVKVRITRLAEQENFYAVFLPSWQQALEAIRSLAQARVPLSMLRLSNAIETKTQLALAGHPQQIAWLEKYLALRGAREGKCMLTFGVTGSRTQNAASLRQAKKLLKGFGGIFTGTLLGKKWAENRFRFPYLRHGLWAAGYAVDTLETATDWSNVDNLLNKLETSLRNGLSEEGEQVHVFTHLSHVYNEGSSIYTTYVFRPGSDYSEAMARWQKLKHAACLTIAENRGTISHQHGVGRDHAPYLAVEKGELGMAALKSLAGHFDPEQRLAPGVLLQD
- a CDS encoding pirin family protein, which codes for MIEVRPFAELGAADHGWLNARHHFSFAEYYEPTRMSWGPLRVWNDDEIAPQTGFPTHPHRDMEIITYVRQGAITHKDNLGNQGRTEAGDVQVMSAGTGIAHSEYNLEDSTTKIFQIWIQPNQAGLPPSWGAKPFPKGERAGAFVTLASGFADDQDALPIRAHARMAAATLQAGQSAEYPLGAARRAYLVAASGNIEVNGVAAQARDGVAVSDVEVIRVTAIADSEVILVDVA
- the glp gene encoding gephyrin-like molybdotransferase Glp, with translation MSSADKPGLMPVEVALARLLAQAEASEIVETERVSLSEADGRVLAEPLLAELDLPPWDNSAMDGYALRLADWTGEPLLVSQRIQAGSAPMPLQPGTCARIFTGAPLPAGADTVEMQENAVLGDDGRVAFSEPLKLAQNVRAQGQETRIGDSVLPVGTRLGPIELGLAASLGVAALTVRRRPRVAVLSTGDELVEPGLPLGPGQIYNSNRRLLMAWLQRLGCAVVDAGILVDDLELTRAALGALSDVDLILSTGGVSVGEADFLGIALREEGELALWKLAIKPGKPLTCGQFRGVPVIGLPGNPASTLVTFGLLARPYLLRRLGVQRVEPLGFPLPAGFTWHKPGKRREYLRARVENGRVVPYPNQSSGVLRSAAWAEGFAEVLEDTTLAEGDSLRFIPLSEILG
- a CDS encoding FGGY-family carbohydrate kinase, with translation MSEKSYLLAIDNGTQSIRALLFDLQGNLLAKGKVELEAYYSTQPGWAEQDPEYYWASLGQACEQLWQQIDIDRRLIKGVSLTTQRGTLINVDEQGTPLRPAMLWLDQRQAEVREPIKGPWGWLFKLLRLQATVDHFRAQAEINWVAQNQPDIWAKTDKVLLLSGFLTHRLCGRFVDSLTSCVAYLPFDYKRLQWAKAGDWKWQAMPVRREQLPQLYKPGEVLGHISAMASQHTGIPEGLPLIAAGADKACEVLGAGGVEPSTACLSYGTTATINTTRSRYLETVPLIPPYPSAIPDHFNTEVMIYRGFWMVSWFKQEFGLREMQRAKTLDVEPEALFDELVNSVPAGSMGLMLQPYWSPGIREPGLEAKGSIIGFGDVHTRAHIYRAILEGLAYALRQGKEKIEKRSGTKITRLRVSGGGSQSDAAMQLTADIFGLPAERPHLYETSGLGAAINCAVGLGLHPDYPTAIKAMTRVGRVFTPNPEAQRTYQQLYTQVYQRMYKQLKPLYQSIRKITGYPA
- the moaB gene encoding molybdenum cofactor biosynthesis protein B, giving the protein MSHKAEAHFVPLNIAVLTVSDTRSLETDTSGQLFVDRLQAAGHQLAARALLKDDLYKIRAQVATWIAEDQVQVVLITGGTGFTGRDSTPEAVSCLLDKQVDGFGELFRQISVADIGTSTVQSRALAGMANGTLVCCLPGSTNACRTAWDGILAEQLDNRHRPCNFVAHLKPVAACESRG
- a CDS encoding AraC family transcriptional regulator, whose translation is MTDNLGYTSVPALLKYLRHAEQLGLDIDQALSAAGLKTEDLADNSKRIPSETHERLLAHLLKVSDDPLFGLNCARFVQPGSWSVLGYIAMNCATLGEAMSRIVPYEKLVGDMGVSRIEASNAQVKLIWSCRHQAEPIRRHMVENVLASWLLYARWIADMQRSPAEVWFEHAQPQGTKLADYQAIFGCPIRFEQSCNALVVPQEYLALPLRQADANLLRTLEEHALTLMAGLDGNEPLPQRVKNALRLLLKDGLPRKERVAEKFNMTVRTLQRHLQLAGTSYQQILDELRQELAEHYLLRSELAIQDIACYLGFSESRSFHRSFKSWTGQTPGEFRESQRNP